The Cycloclasticus sp. genomic sequence TTGAATATGGTTTGGGTGGTGAAATTGGTATCAGTACCAATAAGTTACACGCCCGCGGTCCTGTTGGCTTGATCGGCTTGACGACACAAAAATACATTGTGTTAGGCGAAGGGCATATTCGTCAATAGCGGCAAATCGCTGACCCCATTATTTTTCGCATGTAGCTGATAATGAAAGCAAAATTTGTTGGCTTGTACGGTGGTACGTTTGATCCGATTCATCTTGGGCATTTAACCGCTGCGAGCGACGTTCAGCAAAAAATCGGCTTGGATGAAGTTAGAATGGTGTTGTCCGCAAGCCCTCCGCATAGATCTGTGCCGACTCTTTCGGCGGCTGAGCGATTTTCCTTGTTGGCACTAGCGGTTAATGACTTTCATGCGTTAGTGGCGGATGACTGTGAAATGGCAAGAAAGGGCCCTAGCTATATGGTAGATACCTTGCTTGATTTTCGCCAGCGAAGCCCTACTAGCTCGCTTGTGTTGATTTTAGGCATGGAGGCTTTTAATGGATTACCATCATGGTATCGCTGGCAAGAAATTATTGGTCTCGCGCATATTGTGGTGACCGACCGCGCAGGGTTTGATAATCGCTTTGAACAAGAAGTGGCTGACTACATGGCTCCTTTTTTAACCTTGGATAAGTCACAGCTAAAGCAGCAAACACATGGTAAAATCTACATTCAGCCTGTTACCGCGGTCGATATTTCTGCAACCCAGATTAGGCAACGGATTAAGGCTAAAAAAACCGTAAAGCATATGCTGACGAATGAGTGCTTGGATGCAATCAGTAAATCCGGTTATTACACATAATTAAATTTTAATAGAACATAAGGTATAAAAGATATGGCTGAGCAGTTGCTAACAAAGATCACAGAAACGCTTGACGATAAAAAAGCTCAGCACATTGACGTGATTGATGTACGAGATAAGTGCTCGTTTGCAGATCACATTGTGATTGCAACAGGTTCATCGAGTCGACATGTTAAATCATTGGCGAACGAAGTCTCCATGTTGTCGAAAAGAAGTGGCTTAATTCCGTTGGGTGTTGAGGGTATGGATGCCGGAGAGTGGGTGCTTATTGATTTGGGTGATACGGTTGTTCATGTCATGCAAGCCAGCATTCGCGAGTTTTACCAGCTCGAAAAGTTATGGGCTGTTGACGCGGAGGTTTAACGGCTTAATAAGTTCATTGTTTGTTCATCTAAGTCATTTAAGATGTGAAACAAATTGATTGGATTTAAATTATTTTATAATTAAGCTCACCGGCTTGGTACTGAATGACGGTGAAGGCTAATAACAGGGAGAATATGATGAATAATAGAAAACTAGTAACTGGGATTACAGCAGGTTTACTGTTCACATTAGCGGGTTGTACAACCATTAACCCATACACGGAAGAGCAACAAACCAGCAATGTCGCAAAAGGCGCAGGTATTGGTGCGGTAACGGGCGCGATCATTGGTGCAATGAAAGGTGATAGAAAAACAGCGTTGAAAGGTGCGGTATTGGGTGCGGCAGCAGGTGGTGGCATTGGCTACTACATGGATGTTCAAGAAGCGAAATTACGTCAACGGCTCAGGGGAACAGGGGTTAGCGTCAGTCGTGTAGGCAATAACCTGATTTTGAATATGCCTGGCAATGTTACTTTTAAGACCGCTAGTTCGAATATTAATGCGGGCTTCTACCAAGTGCTAGACTCTGTGGCTATTATTCTTAAAGAGTACTCAGACACCACGGTGACGGTTGTTGGGCATACCGATAGTGTTGGCGATGCGATGTATAACCAAGGGCTGTCTGAGCAACGGGCGCAAAGTGTTGCTGGATATTTACGTTCACAAGGTGTGGCTGGCCAACGTTTTAATACGATGGGTTATGGTGAGCAAAGCCCAGTTGCAAGCAATGCAACGAAAGAGGGGCGCGCACAAAACAGACGTGTTGAAATAACCTTAACACCGATCAATGTTAGATAACGCTGACTGACATCGATAGGTTATAGAGTTTCGATTAATGAGGCTTATAACAAGCGGAATAAACCACCGTTGCTGTAACTAAAAACAACATTAAAGGCGACTCAATTGAGTCGCCTTTTTTATAAAAAAGGATTTAAATGAAGCTGAAGATCTTAGCGGTAGGGTTAAAAATGCCGAGCTGGGTGAGTACTGGTTATCAAGAGTACGCGAAGCGTATGCCCCGTGAATGTTCACTTGAGCTGATTGAAATAGCCCCGGCTAAAAGAACCAAACAAAGCAATCTGCTGAAAGTAGTGGAAGATGAAGGTAAGAAAATTTTATCGTCGATAAAAGATACTGATCATGTGGTTGCACTAGAGGTGAAAGGGAAGCAATGGTCAACTGGAGATGTAGCGAAGAAGCTTGCCAGTTGGCAAGGTATCCACCCATCCATTGTTTTTATCATCGGTGGCCCAGATGGTTTATCTGAGGCCTGTCTAAAAAGAGCAAATGAACAGTGGTGTTTATCGTTATTAACATTCCCTCACCCCTTGGTGAGGGTTGTTTTGGCCGAACAGTTATATAGAGGGTGGAGTTTAATGAATAACCACCCTTATCACAGAGAGTAGAGTTGATTATGCGGTTAATACTGGCCTCTGCTTCACCTCGACGGGCAGAATTACTTCACCAAATAGGTGTTGAGTTTGATACAAAATCAGTCGACATAGACGAAACTCCTTTAGCTGGCGAACTGGCATATGACTATGTCAAACGTTTAGCTATTGAGAAAGCGAGAACGGCAAAAGTGTTTTATCCGCAAAGTGATGTTTTGATCTTGGGTTCTGACACGACGGTTGTACTGGATGGAGAAATCTTAGGGAAACCAGATAGTAAAGAACACGCTTTTACGATGCTAAAAAAATTATCGGGGAAGTGCCATAAGGTGCTGACATCGGTTGCGATTCTAGGTCAGCAGGAGCTCTGTACTGTGAGCGAAAGTGAGGTGAGGTTTGCAAACATTAGTGAACAAGAGCTCGAATGGTATTGGGCAACGGGTGAGCCGAAAGATAAGGCGGGTGCCTACGCGATACAGGGCAACGCGGCAGTATTTATCAGTCGCCTAGAGGGTAGTTTTTCAGGTGTTATGGGCCTGCCTTTGTATGAAACAAGGCAAATGCTTCAGCAACATGGTTTTTTCACACTTTAAAGTCGAATTAAGCCTACGGATTCCATGAGACTTATGCCCTTTGGGTATAAAGTCGAATTAAGCCTACGGATTCCATGAGACTTATGCCCTTTGGGTGTAAATTTGAATGGTTTTCTGTATTTACTTTTGAGGAGCTAAATTCTCGACTTTGTTTTTTATATAAAGATCTTTGGCTATTGGCGAAAAACTTTGGTTGATGCCATCTTTGCAAAGCACGGAGGTACTGACCCCAGCATAGATATTGATACTGGCAACACCTTGGTTATTTTTGCACTTCTCATTAGCAATTTTAATGTCTATTTCATCAACAGATTGATAAATACAGCCTTGCAATAAGAGTAAAATCGCAGCAGGTAAAAGTGTTTTCATAGTAGAGTGATCTACGTGATAAAAAGTTAATTTATCATAACTAAATAACGGATAGTTTGGAAATAAAATGAGCGATGAAATTCTGATTAACATTACGCCGCCGGAAACAAGGGTGGCCATTTTGGAAAATGGCGTATTGCAGGAGCTGATTATTGAGCGCCAACGTAAACGCGATATTGTTGGGAATTTATACCGCGGTGAAGTCTGTCGTGTGATGCCGGGTATTCAAGCGGCTTTTGTAGAGATTGGCATGGATAGAGCGGGCTTTTTACACGCCTCTGACGTCCTAATTAATGGTGAAACGCCATCCGATGAAAAAGGAATTGAACGTTTTTTACAACAGGGCCAGCAGGTTGTTGTGCAGGTATTAAAGGCACCCATTGGTACCAAGGGGCCTCGATTAACAATGAGTATTTCTATTCCTTCTCGCTACCAAGTATTTTTACCCTACTCTGAAAAACTCGCGCTATCTCAACAATTAGAAGATGAGACAGAACGCGAAAGGCTACTAGCGTGTATGGAGGTTTTTAAAGAGCAAGGTTATGCAGGTGGGTATATTGCAAGAACGGCTTCAGAAGGCGTTAGCGAAGATAGCATCCGTGCCGACATGTTGTTTCTTAATAAGCTTTGGGACGTGATAAGCCTGCAAATAAAGGAGGTGCCGCTGGGGCTTATTTATGAAGATCTACCGCTTGCGTTAAGGATATTGAGGGATTGGTATCAATCCTCGGTGACTAAAATAGTGATTGATTCGAAAACAAATTTTGATCGAATGATAGATTTTTCGACGAAATTCATGCCAGAAGTTGAAGCATTGTTGGAACTGTATAAGGGTGGTCGGCCACTTTTTGATATGTACAACATTGAAAGTGATATTAAAGCAGCGTTAGAAAGAAAAGTAAGCTTAAAGTCCGGTGGGCATTTGGTGTTCGATCAAACAGAAGCAATGACGACCGTTGATGTGAATACGGGTAGTTATTTGGGCCGTAGCAACCAAGAGCAAACAGTTTTTAAGACCAATATGGAAGCGGCTCAAGCGACGGCGCGTCAGTTACGGCTGAGGAACTTGGGTGGTATTATCATTATCGACTTTATAGATATGCAGGATGAAGGTCATAAAGAATCGGTGTTGAATGCGTTAGAAAAGGCCATGAATAACGATCATGCGAAATATACGATTAGTAGCGTTTCTGAATTAGGCTTGGTTGAAATGACGCGTAAGCGGACTAGGGAAAGTTTGGAGCGGGTGATGTGTGAACCATGTTCTATTTGTTCTGGGGGGGGCATGGTGCGAACACCTGAAACGACATGTTATGAAATTTTCCGAGAAATCATACGCGATGCCCGTCAATATGAGGCAAAAGAACTATTAGTGCTGGCGTCCAATGAAGTCGTTGAAATGCTGCTCGATGAAGAGTCTACGACACTGGCTGATTTAGAGTCCTTCGTCGGTATTCGTATTCGATTTAGAGCGGAGAACCAATATACCCAAGAACAATATGATGTCGTACTGGTGTAGTGTTAGGGCAATAACTAATGAGTAAAGTACGCTTATTTGGGCATTCCCTGCTATGGCTTTTTACGGTCAGCATAGCTGTCCTTGCGGTATTAGTCGTTGGTGTACGGTTTGTCTTAACAGACGTAGCATCGTACAAAAATGACCTTGAAGTTTATCTGAGTCAACAGCTTGGTGGACAAGTTCATCTGCAAGACATGTCCGCCAAAATGGACGGTTTTAAACCACAGCTGAGTTTAACGGGTATCACATTAGACGAACTGAATAAGCCAGCAAAAACACTCAGTATTGGAGAAATCCGCGTCTCGTTTAATCCGCTTGGGTTTATAACGGGGCACATTGTGCCAAGCCAAATAATCATCGTTAATACCAGCATTAAGATAAAGCGGTTTGCTGATGGGCATGTGTCGATCGATGGTTTATCGAGTGATAAAAAAGATGAAAACACCTCTGGTGATTTTTCCTGGCTACTAGAGGGGGAGAAATTTGAGGTCGTCAATAGTCAGATTACTTGGCAAGATGATATGTTAGATTTGCCTGATGTTAGCTTAAACAGCGCACATATCATCTTTCAAAATAATGGCCAAGAACATGCGTTAAAAGTGACGGCTAAGCTGCCAGAAGAAACAGGGGGCGAGTTTGTTTTAGCAATTAATTTGATGGGCGATGTTTTGTCGACTAACGATTGGCAAGCTAAAGGCTACTTTAAAGGAAAAGGTATCGATGTTGCGAAACACTTGTCGCGATTAAAAATAGATGGGCTGTCTATTAATCAAGGTGAGGGTGATATTGAGTTATGGAGTACTTGGGAAGCGGCGCGGTTATCGCAAGTAAAAGGTAATGTGTTAGTACGAAAAGCACACCTTAAACAAGATGGGAAGGAGCTTGATGTAACAAACGTCACGGGTAACTTTGACTGGCAGAAAACATTAAATGGCTGGAAGATAAAGGCGCAAGACTTTGCCTATGAAACAAAAGCTAACACGCAAGAAAAGAGTCAATTTAGCGCGAAATATAGTGCAGGAAAAGATGGCGACTTATCGATTAAAGCATCGGCTCAAGGAATCGACTTGGCAGCCATCTCAGACCTCTTACAGCATTCAACAATTTTAGGAAGTGAGCCTGCCACATTACTTGATGAGCTTAATGTAAGAGGCTTGTTAAAAGAACTAAACGTTTCTATCAATAGTAATGCCGATTCAATGCTATGGGCAGCTTGCGGGGCGTTACAAGGGTTTTCGAGTGATGTTCATAAAACAGTTCCGGCCATTAATAATTTTACTGGAGAGGGCTGTTCTACTCAAGATGAAGGGTGGTTAAGTATTGATACCAATAAGGGCTCTGCGCACTTTAAGAACTTATTTCGCGAGCCTATCCTCGTTGATAAAATGGCGGGTCAGCTGACATGGACGCATAATAACGATGCTTGGGTAATAAACTCTGACTATATCAGTTTGAACTCACCACATATTAGTACACAGCTGCGTATAAATATGCGGTTCCCGGAAGGGGGGCAGTCGCCAACCATCGATTTGCAGTCGATTTTTGGTCAGGCCGATGCTCGCTTCACGTCTCTTTATTTACCAGTGGGTATCATGAATAAAGGCCTAGTTGATTGGCTTGGTGCTGCCTTCGTAGAGGGTCAAACAAAAGGCGGTGGATTGCTCTTAAAAGGCCAATTATCTGATTTTCCATATCGTCAAAAAGCGGGGCTTTTTCAGGTTTTATTCAGTACAAAAGGTGTTCAATTACACTACGCAGATCAGTGGCCAGATGTCATGGGTGCGGCGGCTAATATTGAATTTAAAAATGAAGGCATGAGTATTATTGGTAGCCAAGGCATTATTTCGGGTAACAAAACTGATTATGTGCTGGTCGATATTGCAGACTTTAAAAGAAATAAGTATTTAAATATTTCGGGCAAAATTGATGGTGATATTAGCGGCTTATATACCTTTTTTAAACAGTCACCAATAAAAGAACATGTCGGTACGCTATTGGATCATAGTGCCGTTTCAGGCCCAGCCATAATAGACCTCAATATTCAGGTTCCTTTGGAAAAGAAACTTAATACTAAAGTTAGTGCAACGGCGCGGATATTAGGAGGTGCACTATCACTCCCAGACGTGGATCTTGTTATTAGTCATATTCAAGGTGAATTTAACTATGGGGCAGAGGGCTTAAGTGGGCAATCTATTAAAGCCCAGTTATTGGAGCAAAAGC encodes the following:
- the nadD gene encoding nicotinate-nucleotide adenylyltransferase, whose protein sequence is MKAKFVGLYGGTFDPIHLGHLTAASDVQQKIGLDEVRMVLSASPPHRSVPTLSAAERFSLLALAVNDFHALVADDCEMARKGPSYMVDTLLDFRQRSPTSSLVLILGMEAFNGLPSWYRWQEIIGLAHIVVTDRAGFDNRFEQEVADYMAPFLTLDKSQLKQQTHGKIYIQPVTAVDISATQIRQRIKAKKTVKHMLTNECLDAISKSGYYT
- the rsfS gene encoding ribosome silencing factor translates to MAEQLLTKITETLDDKKAQHIDVIDVRDKCSFADHIVIATGSSSRHVKSLANEVSMLSKRSGLIPLGVEGMDAGEWVLIDLGDTVVHVMQASIREFYQLEKLWAVDAEV
- a CDS encoding OmpA family protein is translated as MNNRKLVTGITAGLLFTLAGCTTINPYTEEQQTSNVAKGAGIGAVTGAIIGAMKGDRKTALKGAVLGAAAGGGIGYYMDVQEAKLRQRLRGTGVSVSRVGNNLILNMPGNVTFKTASSNINAGFYQVLDSVAIILKEYSDTTVTVVGHTDSVGDAMYNQGLSEQRAQSVAGYLRSQGVAGQRFNTMGYGEQSPVASNATKEGRAQNRRVEITLTPINVR
- the rlmH gene encoding 23S rRNA (pseudouridine(1915)-N(3))-methyltransferase RlmH; the encoded protein is MKLKILAVGLKMPSWVSTGYQEYAKRMPRECSLELIEIAPAKRTKQSNLLKVVEDEGKKILSSIKDTDHVVALEVKGKQWSTGDVAKKLASWQGIHPSIVFIIGGPDGLSEACLKRANEQWCLSLLTFPHPLVRVVLAEQLYRGWSLMNNHPYHRE
- a CDS encoding nucleoside triphosphate pyrophosphatase, yielding MRLILASASPRRAELLHQIGVEFDTKSVDIDETPLAGELAYDYVKRLAIEKARTAKVFYPQSDVLILGSDTTVVLDGEILGKPDSKEHAFTMLKKLSGKCHKVLTSVAILGQQELCTVSESEVRFANISEQELEWYWATGEPKDKAGAYAIQGNAAVFISRLEGSFSGVMGLPLYETRQMLQQHGFFTL
- the rng gene encoding ribonuclease G gives rise to the protein MSDEILINITPPETRVAILENGVLQELIIERQRKRDIVGNLYRGEVCRVMPGIQAAFVEIGMDRAGFLHASDVLINGETPSDEKGIERFLQQGQQVVVQVLKAPIGTKGPRLTMSISIPSRYQVFLPYSEKLALSQQLEDETERERLLACMEVFKEQGYAGGYIARTASEGVSEDSIRADMLFLNKLWDVISLQIKEVPLGLIYEDLPLALRILRDWYQSSVTKIVIDSKTNFDRMIDFSTKFMPEVEALLELYKGGRPLFDMYNIESDIKAALERKVSLKSGGHLVFDQTEAMTTVDVNTGSYLGRSNQEQTVFKTNMEAAQATARQLRLRNLGGIIIIDFIDMQDEGHKESVLNALEKAMNNDHAKYTISSVSELGLVEMTRKRTRESLERVMCEPCSICSGGGMVRTPETTCYEIFREIIRDARQYEAKELLVLASNEVVEMLLDEESTTLADLESFVGIRIRFRAENQYTQEQYDVVLV
- a CDS encoding YhdP family protein produces the protein MSKVRLFGHSLLWLFTVSIAVLAVLVVGVRFVLTDVASYKNDLEVYLSQQLGGQVHLQDMSAKMDGFKPQLSLTGITLDELNKPAKTLSIGEIRVSFNPLGFITGHIVPSQIIIVNTSIKIKRFADGHVSIDGLSSDKKDENTSGDFSWLLEGEKFEVVNSQITWQDDMLDLPDVSLNSAHIIFQNNGQEHALKVTAKLPEETGGEFVLAINLMGDVLSTNDWQAKGYFKGKGIDVAKHLSRLKIDGLSINQGEGDIELWSTWEAARLSQVKGNVLVRKAHLKQDGKELDVTNVTGNFDWQKTLNGWKIKAQDFAYETKANTQEKSQFSAKYSAGKDGDLSIKASAQGIDLAAISDLLQHSTILGSEPATLLDELNVRGLLKELNVSINSNADSMLWAACGALQGFSSDVHKTVPAINNFTGEGCSTQDEGWLSIDTNKGSAHFKNLFREPILVDKMAGQLTWTHNNDAWVINSDYISLNSPHISTQLRINMRFPEGGQSPTIDLQSIFGQADARFTSLYLPVGIMNKGLVDWLGAAFVEGQTKGGGLLLKGQLSDFPYRQKAGLFQVLFSTKGVQLHYADQWPDVMGAAANIEFKNEGMSIIGSQGIISGNKTDYVLVDIADFKRNKYLNISGKIDGDISGLYTFFKQSPIKEHVGTLLDHSAVSGPAIIDLNIQVPLEKKLNTKVSATARILGGALSLPDVDLVISHIQGEFNYGAEGLSGQSIKAQLLEQKLEVDITDKKNSTVILAKGQMHVASVAKKYPSDLWQYISGNSLANIKVSLPHSGLTGGGSSTITVNSNLKGIAVDLPEPAGKQKNTIIPSKVEISLGEKSLPIKVSYGNEIKAKIQFSESSSQKLSFEKADIHFGKTEASLPATPGVSLSGTLDKLDVKSWINVISAEQKSSVSPTIFNQFKLHIKKLNWLDAAFDELRVMGRHKDSAWSGEVGSPLVVGRYHVPDNLTAGNKISLELETLTIPSNEEQTLSNKESPVSPSDVPNIDITSKQFFIGESELGQLELRLRQKENGMIIESLSLKSDRDDFQADGAWEVSGKQSATALKGRLNSQSLGLLLKDTELTSKLKDAPVDIYFDLNWPGEPQAFSKEHLNGYAEATSGQGRLLDVEPGIGRIFGLLSLSTLQRRLQLDFSDLVQKGLSFDKIKGRVVILDGEAQTNRFYLESPSARLDFQGKVSLANEELDQIITVTPKTTESLPLAGAIAGGPLVGAAVFIAQKIAGKTVNKLVGYQYRVTGPWKDPKIKQISQPGGKIFGMMDNVLSPVFNAAVGQLPFSKPVLAVDTGND